In one Phycisphaerae bacterium genomic region, the following are encoded:
- a CDS encoding glycosyltransferase family 39 protein, which produces MTSSRSGSMLIYLALATPLVLVHLGGTDLIRMEPIIALGAKRMVENGGWFVPHLYDEVYAFKPGLAYWLTAIAGSTWGWSELSLRLPTAICGLLLGLAICLFMGRFLSPRCGLVSGLAAATSCLFLEQARTIGFEMPMALGVGVAILAAIRNLAKDESSLGWWILAGVGLLFGFLAKGLPAIAIYAAGLLTASVALGRIRLLLRWQHLASVAMFILAAAIYGLLAYREGGALIFYQHLVEILFRGTRWKPAMLLQTLLKPAVMFAAYLPGSALLLLRLAPQSPEKPDPTTTRLRIAAWCFLLAGAALFVLSPVDNTRYYLPLMTPLAVLAGIHAESHRIPMAAFLKEKRRLKATANPVLWMVVAGCIYWLIYVGVVEPRRAYSNSLRAIAARFAEHVAPNETVYVDSQDEYSSLFWYLDRPVRGSWDIGEPLPPPPAYLLLADKQARLAASLQNRGLITVAEEKDHEGIPYILCRVQGTP; this is translated from the coding sequence ATGACTTCATCGCGATCCGGGTCGATGCTCATCTATCTGGCTCTGGCGACCCCCCTTGTTCTCGTCCACCTGGGCGGCACCGATCTGATCCGGATGGAGCCGATCATTGCCCTGGGTGCCAAACGGATGGTTGAGAACGGCGGCTGGTTCGTTCCGCACTTGTACGACGAGGTCTATGCGTTCAAACCTGGGCTGGCCTACTGGTTGACCGCAATCGCCGGCTCGACGTGGGGCTGGTCGGAGCTCTCACTGCGCCTGCCGACGGCAATCTGCGGCCTGCTGCTGGGCTTGGCGATCTGCCTCTTCATGGGACGCTTCCTGTCCCCCCGATGCGGCCTGGTCAGCGGCTTGGCGGCAGCCACGTCCTGCCTCTTCTTGGAGCAGGCCCGCACCATCGGTTTCGAGATGCCCATGGCTCTCGGCGTCGGCGTGGCCATCCTCGCGGCAATTCGCAACCTCGCCAAGGACGAATCGAGCCTGGGGTGGTGGATACTCGCCGGCGTCGGCCTGCTCTTCGGTTTCCTGGCCAAGGGCCTCCCTGCAATAGCGATCTACGCCGCCGGCCTGCTGACCGCCTCCGTTGCTCTTGGACGGATTCGACTTCTCCTGCGTTGGCAACACCTTGCTTCGGTGGCGATGTTCATCCTGGCGGCGGCAATCTACGGTCTGCTGGCCTATCGCGAAGGTGGAGCCCTCATCTTCTACCAGCACCTCGTGGAGATCCTCTTTCGCGGCACGCGATGGAAGCCCGCGATGCTGCTGCAGACTCTGCTCAAACCCGCCGTGATGTTCGCCGCCTACCTGCCCGGATCGGCCCTGCTGCTCCTGCGATTGGCCCCACAATCCCCGGAAAAGCCCGACCCCACGACAACCAGGCTTCGCATCGCAGCCTGGTGTTTCCTGCTCGCCGGCGCGGCCTTGTTCGTCCTCTCGCCGGTTGACAACACCCGTTACTATCTCCCGCTGATGACGCCGCTGGCCGTCTTGGCCGGAATCCATGCCGAGTCGCACCGGATCCCCATGGCCGCGTTCCTCAAGGAAAAACGCCGGCTTAAGGCGACGGCCAACCCCGTGCTCTGGATGGTCGTCGCAGGCTGCATCTATTGGCTTATCTACGTCGGCGTGGTCGAGCCGCGCCGCGCGTACAGCAACTCGCTGCGGGCCATCGCCGCACGGTTTGCCGAACACGTAGCGCCGAACGAGACCGTGTACGTGGACTCACAGGACGAGTACAGCTCGTTGTTCTGGTACCTCGATCGCCCGGTCCGCGGATCCTGGGACATCGGCGAGCCCCTGCCGCCGCCCCCCGCATACCTTCTCCTGGCCGACAAGCAGGCCAGGCTCGCCGCCTCGCTGCAGAACAGAGGCCTCATCACCGTCGCCGAAGAAAAAGACCACGAAGGGATCCCCTACATCCTCTGCCGCGTCCAGGGTACCCCCTGA